AGTTTCTGTCGCGCCAGGCGCGGCAGCTCGCCGACTTCGGCGTCTGCATGGGCGCGCTCGTCGAGAAAGCGACGCAGCGTGTGGTCGGCGTTCTCGGTATCCAGCCGCTCGGCACGACCGGCGACTTCGAGATCGGCTGGTGGCTGGCGCGCGACCGATGGGGACTGGGCTACGCGACCGAGGGCGGCCGGGCGGCGATGGAGCACGTTCTGAGCACGCGGCCGCGCGTCGTGGCGATCATCGATCCCGCCAACGAGGCGTCGAAGCGCGTCATCGAACGGATCGGCATGCACTACGAAGGGCGGGTCACCGGCGCGCAGCTCGGCCATCGCCGCCCGGAGATCGTGGTCGACCTTTTTGCGGCGACGCGCGATGGCGCGGTTCATGCCTGAGGACGATTCAAGTCTATGCGGACCCGATTGCTAACCTTCGCCCTTGCCCTCGCTCCGTTCGTCGTCTCCGCCGCACCGCTCGGGCCGCCTGTCAACGTCACCGCCGGCCCGCCGGCAGCGGTGCAGCAGTTGCCGTTTCTCACGTTGACGGCGAAGACACCATTTCTCGTCTTCAACGACGACACGACGCGGGGCGGGCTCATGGTGAACGGCCAGCCGCTGGCGCACCCCGTCGCGCTCGACTCGACGATCCTCCGCGACGGCGGCGCGGCTTCGATCGGCGAGCAGAGCTTCGGCGTCTGGCTGCAGGGCGACTGGATGTACGGCCAGCGCTTCGACCTCGCGGGGAACATGACCGGCTCGCCCACGTACATCGCGATGGTCGACTCCCGCCACACAATGCGCCTCGGCGTCGGCGCCTCGGTCGACCGCTACCTGGTCGCGTGGGCGGTTTCATCGCGCGTGGTCGGCGCGATCGTCGACATGAATGGCCACGTCCTCGACAGCAACAACGCCGAGCTCACGGCGGGGACCTACGGCCGCAACGTCGAAGCGGTGAAAGTGGCGTCGATCGGCGACGAGTTCCTGCTCGTCTGGGAAGCGACGGGCGACGAGCCGTGGAGCACGCCGTGCACGCTCGCCTGTCCGAGCGACGACCGCGAAGTGCATGCGGTGGTCGTCGACAAGACGGGCACTC
The sequence above is drawn from the Gemmatimonadaceae bacterium genome and encodes:
- a CDS encoding GNAT family N-acetyltransferase — translated: MYLETERLLIRPWEPGDREAFVGFTQDPEVMRYVHGGLPYTEAEIEEFLSRQARQLADFGVCMGALVEKATQRVVGVLGIQPLGTTGDFEIGWWLARDRWGLGYATEGGRAAMEHVLSTRPRVVAIIDPANEASKRVIERIGMHYEGRVTGAQLGHRRPEIVVDLFAATRDGAVHA